The Chanos chanos chromosome 3, fChaCha1.1, whole genome shotgun sequence genome segment TTGGTACATCTATGGAGCTCTATGTTCACAGGGGACATGTGAAGTTTTCTTTTCGCTGATTAGAGGACTGCAGAAATCTGCAGCAGTTGAAAATCTATAACTATCATCGCTGTGAATCTCTATGACAAGTTTCACAACAACTACCCTCGTGTTACTATGGCATTATGTCATAACTAGAATCCAAACAAATCAGTTTAAAGGTGATTTCcatggtaataaaaaaaacaaaaaaacaaacaaaaaaagaatttgtgttAAAAGTTGACAACATCCAAGGTTTAAGCTCATACTGAcaatcagggggaaaaaaattatatatatatatatgtatatgtatatatatgaatcATTTGACAAATTCTAAATAATTAAGCAGTTACTCACAATAAATATTTGACACATTGAATGAAAGATTCATTGAAGGATTAAAGGAATGATACACAGGCCTAAATGAAGGATTAAAGGAATGATACACAGACAATGGCCACATGTTTGAAGATTTAGATGAATGAAACTTTGTCCAGTTGCAAAGGGCACCTAGTTgtcacagagcagaaagagCCATGACAGgtccctctcctttctcctctttgttCTGTCTTAACCTGCTTTTGGTCCCTGTCATTTCCTATCAGGTTTGGCTAGGACTCTATAGAGACCATGCAGCCTCAAGCAGATCTCTACTCTATCCTGGTGAAataagcttctctctctccctccctctctctctctctctctctctctctctctctctctctctctctctgtctcgctctctctctctctctttctctgtctctctctttctcccttacTATTACTATTTCAGAGATTTATTGACCTGTCAGTTGCAACAGTTGTTTGAGctagcacacatacatacaataccTGTGGTCTGGGTGATACCTTTCTTTCCTATTCAAACAGTGCCCAGCCACAAAGATGGCACAGCTGTGTTGGGCAACAACCCTAATGAACTTTGTCAGTATAAAAACTTGTAAGGGCATTATTTTAACTGCTGgtgatatttattttacagagatATTTGCCTCTGTGTGCAATTAGCCCGCAGTgatgtgtgcatgcacagaGGCCTTTGGATCACTTAAGCGTGAACAAACCATCTGTAAGAGCCTGGTCAAAGCTCCACCATGCATGAAAAACTGGCCAGACTGGTGGTGTTGGGCATTCTGTATACACTCACCACTCCACAAGCTTTTCCTGTCAGTCTTTTCACCCAGTTAGCATCCATTCTGGGGCATACAAGATGATATAATGCTTTAACCTTTCAGTGCTGACAGCAGTCATGGGGTTAccaggagaagaaaaatttAATCTGCCATCTGTCCAGAGTTGGAATATACTTCTTAGCTTTGAGTTATTGACATGAAGGCTATTTCATTTAAAGTATAACTGCTGTGAAAGGTCAACGGTTTACATTTAAAGCCGAATGGAAAATGATGCTGATTTGTGCTGTGTTCATGGCTTTGAACTCAGAATGTTTGTGAATTCTTCCGAGTTTGCACCTTTTGCAGTCGGTAAAACTGCCAGATCTGTGATCTTGTGAGATATGAGATATATTCTGTATGTGCTGCAGGGTGCTACACACGTGTCGTATGTTGACTGTTGCGTGTTGATAAGCGTTCGGGGAAAAGAATGGGTCAGATGTTTTGGCACATTACAAAGAAATACTTTTCCGGTCAAGGAATCCTTGTAATTGCTTTGGCGTTTTGCTATACcggtgggaaaaaaacaaagagaatgaaaTTGTTATGGGCCTATGTTTATGCTATTAAACAATTTAAGAAGAAATACTGCCTCCCTTTTTATGCAAGTTTAATTTTAATGAACTTTCCTCAACATTTACGACTCCCTTGTTAAATTTCCAGTTGCTTGGCAAGCAATTTCTGCAGCAGTCAAAACaagtcttttgttgttttttaaaatattgtcaaTCGGTCCAGATAAACGCACGCATTCGATCAAGAGACGGACACCGGGCTGTTACGATAGTAAAAGCAGATATCAAGGGTACGGTGAATAATTTATAGATGCCCAATATATTATTCAGAGGTACATATCCAAATATCAAATTCTCCATTCATCTCAAGCAATAGAGTgacaaattatttaaaaagcCCATTACATGCTTCTGCCCCCCACTTCATTCAGAAACATCTGGGTTTTCCTGGTATTTTTTGGGCTCAAGCAAGGAGCTGGAAGCTCATTTGCAAAATGGGAGGGAGTGTTGGTTTACCTACAGTAGGTACATGCTCCTGTTTCATGCTAATCAACACACCACCAACTTGTCCGTATCCTCTTTCCATTAATGATCTGTGCAGTGGTGCAGGGGGAACTTTTTGGGCAGGGGACCTTCCATCGGTGTTTCTCAGCTttgtcatatttaaaaatgtttcactaGCAATActattaaaacatacattttcatttcgATTCATTATGCATCATGCCAGCATGAAGGTTGCTGCATTAGTAATGGTGGTTGCTGAGAGAACATAGCTGACACGTACTATTTACAAAAGCGGAATCTGACGCTTTTACCGTTTAAAAACCAGCAGTAGTTTGGACCAGTAGGAAGCCTTGCTTTTTGGGAGAATTTTtagagtgtatgtttgtttaatcCACATGTGAGCGCATACTGCGCTGTTACAAGtactcctgtctctcttcttctcgGATTCACTTCATTTGCGCCTTCCAGAGGAGCTTTAACTGAGAGAACTTGCTTTCAATTTAGGTCAATGCAGCGACCTACTTTGGACTCAGTGATGGTAATTATACATGGCAATGCTTGCAGGGGCCGCGCTCCTCATTCATCcaaagagctttgtgtgtgtgtgtgtatttgtgcggtGACGTGAATGCCTCTGCATATATCCATATTCGAAATTACTGTGAAATTAATGTTTCTTTCTTCAAAAACTCATCAAATACATGAATTCGGGATTATAAATAGAGAGACGCAGCTTTGGTGTTCGCAGTTTTTGCGGTGTCTGATATCGGGAGGGATATGGGCTATCTGACCTGGGTAATTTTCACACCTTTTGAGGATGGAACACTTAAAGCACGGCTTTGATAAAAATTCATCGCTGTGATCAAAAGTCACTGGTTGTTCGTTATAgttggaatattttttttttcaccttgagTCTTTTTTCAGCTCAAGTTACCCTCCACATACAACCATATTTACACTGCATACCTGCATATTTCATGCAGACAGATACTTCCGTCAGAAACTCCGAAATGTGAAACTGCACTTGCATTGGACAACAGTATGAATAACAAAATAACAGGaccacacaaatatatatgACTGTGAAAAACTGTGAAGAGAATCGTTTTAATagcaaacatttatttaaacattgaCACATCACATCATCTTGCTCAAGCTATCCTATTATAGGTGTATGTTTGGCACAACTAATCATGAGAATGggctttttcattctctgttttgatgttgaactttttttttttttctgtgccaaaTAACTGCAATGGTCATGACAGTACGTGTCTTATACAAAGAACCCCATAGGAAGGTCACCTTATAATCATAGCAGAGCATGCTCCTCGCAATCATCTCCAACCATACACATCATTGGAAACCAGCTGACAAAGCTTTGATGTGATGGTTATTGTTCTACTCTACTTCACATACAGTATAAATTATAATTAacttctatcttttttttttttttaagcatacaATATATCTATAAAGATTGTCTAACAATATCTCATTTTAGTATAAATATTCACAATTGCtgcagcagcaaaaaaaaaaaaaaaaaaaaaaggaaagaaaaaaaaaggcatcatcTACAAAAGGTAAATAAAATGATAGTGTCATTTCTCAAATATCAAATAGTCATGCCAAAGCTATAGcatattttttgttctgttttgttttatcatgtAGTGTATAAGAATACAAGTTTATATAGAAATACTGGAAAACAGcatgtgttcttttttaaaataccCTTTGGCACGTTaatatacatgttttaaaaaagttaTAACAGTAATTCAATAAGTTAAAGTCATGTTACATGTCTCCATTTCTACTAAAATAAAGAATTGATTCTGTGTATTTAGAGGAATTGATGATACAGCATATTATATGACACTAAGTACTGCTGCAATTTGTTCTCCTTCACAGCTTCTATTCAAAGACTACAAATTTCACtcaacacatttaaatatctttttttttcagctccaaCCCATGTGAACTGATACTGATAGAAACAGGCAGTTCTAACTAATACTAATCAGTCATGGCCCAACGAATAAAATCCTCAGAGAGAGGTTTCAGACAGAAATTTTAGCTCCTGTGAGAGAGCAAAGGTGAGTGGAGAGCTAAGATATACAATAATCGTCCATTAAGtcgagagagaaatgaacaaggACCAAATATAAAGCCTAATAACCTAAACTTTGACTGAGCTCACAGTGGTAGCAGAGTGCCTCACAAGAGGAGCCCACTCAACCACACAGCTGGAGCACAGAAAGCAGTTCCATCTCACAGAACACTCAAGGATCCATCGAGACCACAGAGTTTCCCTTACCACAGTGAAAGACAGGGTGCATGGACAGCACCTATACTTCTGCTTGAGGCATTGTCATTTGCTGTTAACACAGACATAATtatattgagaaaaaaaatgtttttctttaaaaaaaagttaaattataAAAAGCATGTGTAAGTTGGGGAAAGCCAtacttttccatgttttttttttctcttcaacgCTACTTAAAACACACCTGATGTAAGCAATAAGGAGCCTCTGGATATTAGATTCAGGTGTGTTAAATTAaggctggaaaaaaaattcagtggaAATGCAGCCCTCCATGAGGAGAACAGCCTGCCCCAACCTTATGTAACACAGCTACATAAGATTCTATTATCATCAGTtaccaaaacaacatttatattGCAAAGGGTAGCAGACAAATAGTGCAGTGTATATAGTAATGAATCTAGAGTATCTGCTACAGAAAATATTGTAAGCACTTATGGTCATTAAAAGCTTCTCACAACACAGTTTTTTTAGAGGAGTGCACAGCTAAGAgtacagtgtcatttttttttttccttttcaagtTCCACAGTTCGGGGTGTATTGTGACTCTCATGACAATCGGATTCTCAGACAAGCATTTTCTTTTGAGAGTAAAGGTGGGATAGCACCAATCttgtttaaaatggaaaaaaaaaaaactaatctcTGACATCTATGTGAAATATTTGAGATGTATACACCAATTTggattaaagtaaaaaaaaaaaaaaaaaaaatcacaatgattatgacctctgacctctacATGAAATATTTGAGGTTATCTCTTTTAAAACATGGCACATTTTCAACTTCACAGTGTGTCATACAGAGTCACAGAATCGGCATGTGTTTACAACACAATAGTCCACAATAAATTTTCTCATTATAAAAGGAGTAAACAGCATCACGATACCTCACagtctgtgcttttgtgtgacCACAGCTACTTTAGAAACAACTGGTACATGCTCAATccataaattaaaacaacacataattacacagacacatacataactCCGTTTTAACATAACCAGGAGTGCAAACGCCCTTGCACTGTTGTTGCACTGCTAACTTAGTAATATCTGATGAAAAAGGCCACACTATGGAGGATGCTAGCTACTCTTTGAGAGCTGGAGTGGATGATGTGCCTTTGTAGAAAATGTTCCTAGTGTTGTCTGGGCTATTCCCTCTTTCTGGGATAAGGATCATGTTTCCTTTCCTACGGAGAGTGGAGTCTCGACTAGGAGCCAAAGAATGGCCCTCTGAACTTATCTCCCCCCCTTCCATAGGGGTCACGCGGATGGTAGAGATGCTctggtgggggtggtggttcATGCAGGTGTTGGAGACTGTGGAGACCGTGGAGACGGCAGAGACGGTGGGGACCGTGGGGACAGTGACGGGAATGGGTGCGCCGGAATTACTCCTTTTCCTGTCCGTGGAGCCGTATCCGTCCCTCAGCATTCCTCCGTCCGAGCTCTCAGAGTCCCTGTTCAAGTCGTTTAGCTCAAAGGACTGACGTAGGCTGCTGTGGGACTTGAGTTTCCACGAGCCACTGCCGTCACTGGGGGGAGGCTGCACCGCAGGCCGGCCGTTCTCTGGGTGAGCCTCCACTCTGACGATACTTCCCGTAGAAGCCTGGCTTGCATTGGACTCCTGTTCCATCAGTGTTTTGTAGTGGCCTGAACTGTTGCAGCTGAGCATGCTGTTATCGAAGCTCTGAGAACTGGCAGGGAGCAGACCCTGCTGCTTAGACATAGCAATGACCTGCATAATGCGAGGCTGGCCGTTAGTCCTGTTGGCTGCTGCAGCTGCCGCTGAGCAGCTCTTCTCCATGCTCTTCATCCATTTGTCACGGGCGTTTGCACATTTGGGAGATGCATTGACATGCTCCTGGGTCTCCTCTGGGATGTGGACCAGCTGTGAAGAGCCTGGTCGGGACTGGATGGACACACGAGCTCCTCCGGCAATGCCGCTGGGGTTAGTAGGGAGCGTGGTGCTGCCGGTGGCCAGTTTGAGGTACTGGCTGGAAGGGCCCTGGTGCTCGCCGTTAACACCCACAGCAGAGGGCTCAGAACTGGAACGGACCTCCATGCAGCTGGGGGGTGACTGACCGGTGGAAGGATCCATAGTCTGCAGTGAGAGTTTGCGATTCTCGTTCTTGCTCTTCCACTGCGAGAGAAGTTGCTTCGAGCGACTGGAATCCATGGAGGTGTGGATGGTGGCGTTTCGTCGGGCTGCCTCATCAATCGCAGGCGTATGTGCTCTGGGGAGAGTGTGGCTAAAAGTCACCATATTCTCTTTACCTATGGGGCCACGCGGTGTGAGGACCTCCACGTCGGCACTGGTTGTCCTCAGGCTGGTGAGAGAACCTGTCTCTCGGAGAGGCTGGCCACGGTGCAGGATACCCTCTGAGTGGGCAGAGGAGAGACCGTCACAATTGCTGTTGCACTTGGCCGGCAGGTGGTGGCCGACCTGCTGTCTGAGTTCAGGCAGAGACCTGCAGTGAACCCTTGTCTCAGGCTCCACACTTGACTTCTCCTCACTAGGTTGGAAATTCCCCACGGCATAAAGCCCCTGAAAACAGGAATTTAAGTCATTAAAAAGGACTAAAATTAATCTCTACAAACATGGTCACACATTGTGTTGTCtgacatatacataaacaaagAACCGTGAAAAACAGTCGTGAAATGTTAATTTCAATAGTGAGTAGTGCTAATGATAAATTTAGATACAGCAATTGTCAAAGCCCTAGAGATTTATAAAGACTCAAAACCAAACTTTGGAAGAATTTTACACAATTTTACACAAATTAAAGTCAATTCTCACCAGGTAAACAGCAATTGCTCCTCCCAGGAGGAAGCCCAAGTAGACGTCGATGGCGTGGTTCTTGTGCTGGATAATACGAGTCAGTCCACAGATAATAGCACAGATGATGTAGGAGAAGACCAGCAGAGGCTTCAGCAGCTTAGAGGAGTCAGTCAGGGTACTGTTGAAATACATCTAAATAACCACAGGGATGCTCTTATAACTATCATccataataatgataatcaaTGATAATCAAAGACAACAATTTGAAGATAAATTTTGTGTGTGCTAGGTGTTTATATGGCTCTAGGTAGAACTGCTGCTCTGCCTTGAACCTGACTTTGAAGATTACACGTAATTGATTTAGTCTGTATAATAATACCTAACGAATTGGCACATAAATCCCATTTGTCTTTGCAGAGACCGACATTAAGctttgaatgaataaaatgctgCCTGTGTATTCACCGTCACTGTTTTGGTAAACAGACCACGTCACTGTCTCTGTTGGAAGAGCCTCAGTATTGACTGGTTGTGTTTCAATAGGCATGAGTCAGCGTTCTCACTCCCGCCGTGTCACTTTATTATAACTCCAGATTCATCACTCCTGTGTGCTGTCCTCTGTTGACTATGCAGACTACGGACGCACACACTGGTTGCTTTGCTGTTCATTGCAAAACTCTCAATGACAGTGACTTTGCTGGAAATGGTGTATTGaaccactgcattttttttttgttgttgttttactgaCAGACAACTAAAAAGTGACTCCACTGAGACTAATGGAAATTcatgtgaagaaaatgaaaagttcTTCTGTTTGGATATCAAAACCCCATGCAGACTATGGGTTTAATGCTGTAGATTGGACATAAAAGGGTAGAGTAAAGACTTGTCTGAGTGTCAGACTCAACACGGGAGGCTGTTTCTCCAGGTGAGACGTTAGAAACTGTGATGTGCACAGTAGATGTTACTCACAGATATGTAGACAGCAGCAAAGGATGCCAGTGTCGCATGCTGAGAGGGAAAGGATTTCCTGAAAATGAAGAAGGTGAAGGGGGGGTGTCAGGTGGGGGCACAACTTACATACAGCATCACAGTGCCTCATGACCGAGCAAAAATAATCACAAACATTCATCCTTGGCATACAAATACAGTACTTAAGTTACTGTGGATACAGATACACAGTAGAAATTAGTCCTTCAGAATCCCAAGTATGTGAGGTCAGTAAGAGTCTGTTCAGACATCACAGGTATGAAGAATAAACCCTCTAATCATTCAAGGCTTTGGACTACCTTAACCTAAACAGTCCGGCTACCATCCGTTTGCAAGACAAGACCATCTTTAAGCAACAGATAATTGCAGACTGATAAACTAATATGGATTTCACTGCGTGCTGCCCTATACTTAACTGCAGGGCAAAATAAATGCTGTTTAAGGTTATTAAAATCTTATTAGTTTCTTTACTGTATAAACCGACCAGCACAAAGGCTTTAATGCAAACCTTTCAAGGACTCCCTGCAGGCCTGTTGTAATTAGGTATCATAATGTGATACAATATAACTGAGAGACACAGTGTTTGCTGACAGGACCAATGCCTGTTTTTAAGCATTTTCTCTCCTGAGCTTAACGTAACGGTCTGTTTCCCCTGTGTGTTTAAAGGACAAATAAAGCTCCACCCTGCTTTTTTCCCATTACCCATCACTGACAAAGTAAAAAAATCCAACTTTCATAGGAGCTGTTACGTAGGCCGCTAGCTGTCGTGATAAAAGgtgctttcatttattttaaatctgaagatttaaaagaaatagTGCTTTTTTTGGGGCAACGCTGATAAGGTAAAGTGACTGTGTCATTAGGATGACAAAGACTTTTTTAGAACACGTCACACAGAATCATTTAATAACCAGTCCATGtctacatcacactgtaaaatgaCCTGTAGCTGTTCAGAAGCCCTGAGAATTTCAAACTTATGTCTCCAATTATTTTAAAGCAGAAAGCAggacaaatctttttttttgtttttgtatccGAATTAACATGCAAACATCAGAGTAGCACTCCCTTTGAAACCTCATTAAAGGGCTGTTATTCTTAGACTCCGAAAGAGCGTGAGCGGTATTTGTCTGAGCCCTTGCGCTTGTTAGCCTTCATGTGCAAATACGACACTGTAGATTTCCGACCCAAGCCCGACGTTATCTCCCGAGAAACACATGGAAAGTACTGATAGACTGTCATTTGATttaaagaacacatttttttggAGTCCATAGATTCCTTAACTTCCTTAACTGTATCTTATCTAAATTTTCTTTGAGCCCAAATACATTGAAAAAATAGTAACACTGCCAGCTGTCAAGAATGGGTATTTAAACATATCACATTCAGCTGAGCTATTAATGAGGCCTTTTCTTCTCCATATTGTAATTCAAAGTTTAGAGAGCTACCTGCCAGCGTTGATTATGGCGGAGTCCGCTCCAGAGCAGATGTCATCCATAATGAAGGAGTTCTCATCACAGGAGGTGTTCAGATGGGTGTAGTTGGGTTTGCAAACGGTGAGAAAGTATGGTGCAGGATAGCCCGTCGACAACTGGATGATGTCAGTTACAAGAGCCGTGGCACACAGACCAAACACGTGGACGCCTaagtacagaaacacagaggtaaCACTTTCCTTCATAATATGAGAGAATTCAGGCATCTGATATGATACTGTTTACGGGCAAGACACAGTAATTTCTCAGCAGTTTTAGTGCAAGGATGTTAAAACATTATGTCAGATAGCTGTTATGGATTTTACAATAACATAATTACCATGATGTGTCCTACATTATGAGTTACGACATTTAAGATTGAGGTAATCATTATCAGTTTTTGGTTGTGTCTATCTGCATTACATTTTATGAATACTGCAAGCTACTGCTGCTTCAGAACAAACGCTTCACACTACAGGGTCATTATCGCAGCCCTGCAGAGGGTGACatcctttaaaaaaagcacCTACCCACAAACCTGACAACGCGACGAATGAATGAGTTAAAGTTGCAGCCAGCTGCGTTGATGTCAGCCTCAGCACCAGGTCCGCCGTGACTCCTGGACAGACAGCAGAAGAGAATCCCCTCCCCGATCATTATCTGCGGACACAAGAGTAACCGTGTCAGAGGAAGCAGGGtgtggagataaaaaaaaaaagatcaaatgttCCTCCGTTGCAGGTTTGCCTTTTCACCTCTATCTCTTTTCACGACTTCCTCCACTCAAATTTCTCACAAAACTCCTGAACTAAGATTACAGTGACAATTTactattaaaaacacatttcccttGCACTGTGGCTCTATTCATATTCTCTAGGGTCTCTCCGCTTCttcaccacaccaacacacacgtaaacacagcCTCCAGAGACGAACGGGTTAATCCCAGTCGCTCACATTGTTCCACACGGAGCGTCTGGGCGCGCCAACTGGAATTTCTCCCGTGCCGAGTGGCTTTGATGACCAGGTGAGGAGTTTAAATCTCACCGGGACCATGTGTTGGATGTCAGTGGGAATCGACACTTTGTCTTAGCGGAGCAGGTGCTGAGGACACAGGCTGAGCCTTTACTTAAGTCACGGCCACGTTTGGACCTCAATATGGGCCCGGAGAGCATGCAGTTCTCTCTATAGCTCTCTGTATCAGACTCTTCCAatcccacacaaacagacttctCACCAACAGTCAGAGCACTGGCTAAACCATAGTACCCACTGTGACTTCCTGCCTGATGCTAAATCTGTCGTATGATGTAAACAGTTTctagacaaacacagatgcagagacaaaaacaagcGTATGAATTGGGTTAGAACTAatgtaataattaataatataaCAACCAATGTTTGCACAATTTATGGAACAGAGTGTAATATCAGTGTAATGCATATAAACCTTTTACGGGGGGGTAAAGCGCTAAACAGCCAATGAATCAGGCCATGGAGGGTGATTTTTGTGACACATTGAGCTCTCCATGCTCAGTACAGGAACTGAATTCTTTAATTAGTGGAAATAGCTTCCATGCTGTACTCATTATCTCCACTGTTTTAGCACTGTTTAATCCGTACAGAGTGTCCAATCCAATTCATTTAGATTACTTTGAATCACTCAGACTACGGACATAATGTACATTACATCTGATAATGTTTCAAATTATTTTTGACAAGCTATAAGGAATAGATGAGTCAAGTCCCGGGGGGATCACAGAGATCTacataagagaaaagaaacagaacacaagACAGGGCACTTTGCCTGACCCATGACAGTGGTGTCACTCTAAATAGAGTTCAAACCTATTTAACCATCGGAGAGTTTCCATTACATATGACTAATTTACCTTGAGAAATGCATAAATGACCCAGGAAAATCTGTACTGTTGTGAATATAGGATGTTCCACAAAACACATAGAATCCCACGTAAAAACGCTGGTCTATCGTTTTGAGACCAGCCATTAACATACGGGGCCGCATGaatgaggtggggggggggggggattttgtGGGGTAAAAAGAGATTCGCTAGGTCATGTTGTGGTCCTCAGAGAAAGAGCAGCTTGCTTGGCACTGATGCTCTCATTGTGCTCTGGAGTGGGTAGCAGTGATAGCTGACAGCGCACAGCTTGTAACAGTGAGAGAATCTGACAGAACCTCCCCAAAGCAGGCACAAGTTACTAAGAAAAGCCAAAAGACTGCGTCATCGGGGCCCTAACGTAGAGTTTTATTAATGTCCAAAAGAGCTTGGAAAGGCCATTAATAAAAtcctttatttttctgttgGTTACAGAGGgtttaatatttcattggagATATTCTTAAAAGGACCCAGCGTACAACAGATTATAAAACTCTCAGATATACGGCTACGATCATCTCATAAATATCTGGGTATGAAAAAGAGCATATTTCATTCACAccaagggaaaaagaaagaataacatAGATTTATCACAAAAGCGTCAAAAAACCGACGCCGAGCAATTTTATCCAgactataaaataaaacaaaaaaatatgttagAAGCTGAAGCTCGGGGTTGTAGCCTTATAAGCAGCTTGATATATTTCCTTTCACTATGATATTTTATACATCAATGTTCTACCCTCCTCAGGCCTTCATATGAGGCCTCCTTGTAGATCTCTTGGTGCTACTTAGCCAGGAGTAatacaacaacatcaaaagAGATAAAGGCAATTCTCTGTCAAACATATCACACAGCTCTACAGTATAAAGAACTCAGAGGACACTCATGTCTATCAGCAATCGATCTTTCAACATTCTTTCAGTAAGGCCAATGGATgtcttttttattgtcttttgaCTGAGTCAGAAGGGGCGCTCACGTCAGGCTAAAACCTCTCGGCCAAAAAAGCATCACGCTACCCTTTGCAGACCAAACACAAATTGCTGTCTGTCACAACTTGCCGTGTTCACACAACTCAACCGAAGCACGGCATCAGTGGAAACACAAGTGGCGTTCAGCAAACACAGAAGCAGACACAACAGTGCAGGAGGAGGGAAACTCCGCTTATTAAGTATAAGGTATGAATGCACAGTCATAAGTCAAAAGCGTGTACAGGTTGAGAGATGAGTCTGACCGTGATGGCGGGGGCAGCGAAGGCGAGGCTGAGGAGCATAAGGAAGGGTACCACCTCCCGCGTGGGTTCGATGTAAGGCAGGCTGAGACTACGGTCGTGGCAGCTGAAGCCTGAGCGGACTGGCTTGAACACGTCTGTCCATTCCAGAAAGTACAGGCTCACCACCGAGGAGACCAGGATGGGCAGCTGTCCCGcgtcagcagaaaaaaaaataaaaaaataaaaaggacgAGTGaagaaattcattttcaa includes the following:
- the plppr4b gene encoding phospholipid phosphatase-related protein type 4, yielding MSTRERLKGKMTKDSVTLLPCFYFVELPILVSSVVSLYFLEWTDVFKPVRSGFSCHDRSLSLPYIEPTREVVPFLMLLSLAFAAPAITIMIGEGILFCCLSRSHGGPGAEADINAAGCNFNSFIRRVVRFVGVHVFGLCATALVTDIIQLSTGYPAPYFLTVCKPNYTHLNTSCDENSFIMDDICSGADSAIINAGRKSFPSQHATLASFAAVYISMYFNSTLTDSSKLLKPLLVFSYIICAIICGLTRIIQHKNHAIDVYLGFLLGGAIAVYLGLYAVGNFQPSEEKSSVEPETRVHCRSLPELRQQVGHHLPAKCNSNCDGLSSAHSEGILHRGQPLRETGSLTSLRTTSADVEVLTPRGPIGKENMVTFSHTLPRAHTPAIDEAARRNATIHTSMDSSRSKQLLSQWKSKNENRKLSLQTMDPSTGQSPPSCMEVRSSSEPSAVGVNGEHQGPSSQYLKLATGSTTLPTNPSGIAGGARVSIQSRPGSSQLVHIPEETQEHVNASPKCANARDKWMKSMEKSCSAAAAAANRTNGQPRIMQVIAMSKQQGLLPASSQSFDNSMLSCNSSGHYKTLMEQESNASQASTGSIVRVEAHPENGRPAVQPPPSDGSGSWKLKSHSSLRQSFELNDLNRDSESSDGGMLRDGYGSTDRKRISNTCMNHHPHQSISTIRVTPMEGGEISSEGHSLAPSRDSTLRRKGNMILIPERGNSPDNTRNIFYKGTSSTPALKE